One genomic region from Candidatus Poribacteria bacterium encodes:
- a CDS encoding mandelate racemase/muconate lactonizing enzyme family protein, which produces MKITAIKTFMARFGNRPRGLIKVETDEGLYGWGEAYSTGPDLSVEPIADYIFEMIQGDDPRRIEYIMMKLHQQFRFPPGGAGLAVISAVDHALWDISGKAAGLPVYMLLGGHARDRIRIYRGIGGRDGIEAADQAHKLHEDWGFTAFKTSPYQLDPDADRWGRVCDAAATYFEQIRNNTPADWEIAFDPHAKIFEPIRALQLANALAPYDPYFYEEPLRPEHMPAWTRLRAQMQVPLATGESLYTRFEFLDVISAQGADIIQPDICVCGGLLEMRKIAAIAEAHYVSVAPHNPMGPLATAVNVHFSAATPNFKILEYLLPTETEWNDWVDEPYLPKDGYLELRDRPGLGVEVDESAITDNEYIHWQRTSPIRPDGSTGYI; this is translated from the coding sequence GTGAAAATCACAGCGATCAAAACCTTTATGGCGCGATTTGGCAATCGACCTCGCGGTCTCATCAAAGTCGAAACAGACGAAGGGCTTTACGGATGGGGTGAAGCCTACTCTACAGGTCCCGACCTCTCTGTTGAACCGATTGCGGACTACATCTTCGAGATGATTCAAGGGGACGACCCGAGGCGAATTGAATACATAATGATGAAACTGCATCAGCAGTTCCGTTTTCCACCTGGCGGTGCGGGGCTTGCTGTTATTTCTGCTGTTGATCATGCCCTCTGGGACATCAGTGGAAAAGCGGCGGGCTTACCGGTCTACATGCTCCTCGGTGGGCATGCTCGGGACCGTATCCGGATCTACCGTGGTATCGGTGGCAGGGATGGCATTGAAGCCGCCGATCAAGCACACAAACTCCATGAAGATTGGGGATTTACTGCTTTCAAGACGAGTCCTTACCAACTCGATCCAGATGCAGATCGTTGGGGACGCGTCTGTGATGCCGCCGCCACCTATTTTGAGCAAATTCGGAATAACACACCCGCAGATTGGGAGATCGCCTTCGATCCTCACGCCAAGATCTTCGAGCCGATTCGTGCACTTCAACTCGCAAATGCGCTCGCGCCCTATGATCCGTATTTCTATGAGGAACCGCTGCGACCCGAACACATGCCCGCGTGGACGCGTCTGCGCGCCCAGATGCAAGTGCCGCTCGCGACAGGCGAATCTCTCTATACGCGCTTTGAGTTTCTGGATGTTATCTCGGCACAAGGGGCTGACATCATTCAGCCGGACATTTGTGTCTGTGGCGGGCTGTTAGAGATGCGGAAGATTGCCGCAATTGCCGAAGCACACTACGTCAGTGTCGCACCCCATAACCCGATGGGACCACTCGCAACGGCTGTTAATGTCCACTTCTCCGCCGCAACCCCGAATTTCAAAATCCTTGAGTATCTTTTGCCCACCGAGACGGAATGGAACGATTGGGTGGACGAACCTTATCTACCAAAAGATGGTTATCTGGAATTGCGTGACCGTCCAGGCTTGGGTGTAGAGGTGGACGAATCCGCGATCACCGACAACGAATACATCCATTGGCAGCGCACCAGCCCCATCCGACCCGATGGTTCAACGGGTTACATTTAA
- a CDS encoding 9-O-acetylesterase has product MKRLTLFLIGFLSLFTQALVYAEVTLPRVIGSNMVLQRDMPVPIWGWASAGEEITVTLSTENEGADPLFSTTTTADAEGDWQTKLPVTQAGGPYTLRVAGSNALELTNVLFGEVWVCSGQSNMEWSVRASKDSDAEIAAADYPTIRLFDIPHRPSGLLQQDVEADWHETTPTTIENFSAVAYYFGRKLYKNLNVPIGLISTNWGGTRIEPWTPPVGFTTVLALESISKEIQEADANYREQLPQKMKEIETWIAETRKALETNARLTQIPENRHPLRHHARPTGLYNGMVHPIVPYAIRGALWYQGESNLQDGMLYHEKMKALINGWRKVWGQGDFPFYFVQLAPFNYGWGASPFSLPAIWEAQAATLSVPHTGMAVITDVGNLQDIHPRNKQEVGRRLALLALAKTYGRGDVTHSGPLYKSMMVEENTIRLNFDSVGSGLMARDRQPLTWFEIAGEDKQFVEATATVDGNTIIVSSDAVANPVAVRFGWHQSAEPNLVNKEGLPASPFRTHPW; this is encoded by the coding sequence ATGAAGCGATTAACCCTATTTCTCATCGGTTTCCTATCACTCTTCACACAAGCCCTCGTGTATGCCGAGGTTACGCTGCCGCGCGTCATCGGCAGTAATATGGTGCTGCAACGCGACATGCCAGTTCCCATTTGGGGCTGGGCATCCGCAGGCGAAGAGATCACTGTAACCCTTAGCACCGAGAACGAGGGTGCTGATCCGCTTTTCTCAACGACTACTACTGCTGACGCGGAAGGCGACTGGCAAACTAAACTGCCCGTAACGCAAGCCGGGGGTCCCTATACGCTTCGTGTTGCTGGAAGTAATGCACTTGAGCTCACGAACGTCCTTTTTGGTGAGGTCTGGGTCTGTTCCGGACAGTCGAATATGGAATGGTCGGTCCGTGCCTCAAAGGACAGTGATGCAGAAATCGCTGCGGCAGACTATCCAACAATCCGACTGTTTGACATTCCGCATAGACCTTCCGGACTGCTTCAGCAAGATGTAGAAGCCGACTGGCATGAAACCACCCCAACAACAATCGAGAATTTCTCCGCTGTTGCTTACTATTTCGGGAGAAAACTCTACAAAAACCTCAACGTCCCGATTGGATTAATAAGTACCAATTGGGGTGGCACCCGCATTGAACCGTGGACACCACCGGTCGGCTTCACAACCGTCCTTGCTCTTGAATCCATATCCAAAGAGATTCAAGAAGCGGATGCGAACTATCGCGAGCAACTTCCGCAAAAGATGAAGGAGATTGAAACGTGGATAGCGGAAACACGGAAGGCATTAGAAACCAACGCTCGCCTTACACAGATACCTGAAAACAGACATCCTTTAAGGCATCATGCAAGACCAACCGGACTCTATAACGGCATGGTGCATCCGATCGTCCCTTACGCTATACGTGGCGCACTCTGGTATCAAGGCGAGTCGAACCTTCAGGACGGAATGCTCTACCACGAAAAGATGAAAGCACTTATCAATGGGTGGCGTAAGGTTTGGGGACAGGGCGATTTTCCCTTCTATTTCGTCCAACTTGCTCCCTTTAACTACGGTTGGGGAGCCAGCCCATTTTCTCTACCCGCAATTTGGGAAGCACAAGCCGCGACGTTATCCGTCCCTCATACCGGCATGGCTGTAATAACAGATGTCGGTAACCTCCAAGACATCCATCCTCGAAACAAGCAGGAGGTTGGTAGGCGGCTTGCGTTGTTGGCACTCGCGAAAACGTATGGCAGAGGAGATGTAACCCATTCTGGTCCACTTTACAAGTCGATGATGGTAGAGGAAAACACAATTCGACTGAACTTTGACTCTGTCGGGAGTGGCTTGATGGCACGAGATAGACAACCACTGACATGGTTTGAAATCGCAGGCGAGGACAAGCAATTCGTTGAAGCGACTGCAACGGTTGATGGTAACACTATCATTGTGTCCAGCGATGCTGTTGCGAATCCGGTCGCGGTTCGATTCGGTTGGCATCAAAGTGCGGAACCGAATCTCGTCAACAAGGAAGGGTTACCCGCGTCACCGTTTCGGACGCACCCTTGGTAA
- a CDS encoding AAA family ATPase, with protein sequence MEMLQGILERIVYESPDTGYTVGRLSARDHAELITVVGNLASINPGESLLLQGEWVDNAKYGRQFQIEKYETILPANVVGLRKYLGSGLIKGIGPKMAGLIVRKFGMDTMDVIENEPEKLTRVPGIGRKRVQIIKEAWEAQREIKNVMLFLQSHDVSTAHAAKIYKTYGNDAIPIVTEDPYRLADDIYGIGFVTADTIAQKLGIDKDAPQRVQAGIKYVLSQKADDGHVFQRHAELIEACQTMLEQELEAIEQGISALVEKEEIINPGFKDFLDTDEQIGIDETQGDYETNDQPSAVSNRAGGQEEGKDANPNLPDFQSSNLHPPDNRQPTTHNQSAIYLAPFYYAELGVANQFLRLLAFDQGQSIAPLSSNTTPSLTQLESEMGIRFAPQQREAIHTAMATRAMILTGGPGTGKTTTVVGMIRLFGAEGRRITLTAPTGRAAKRLSETTGSEAKTIHRLLEFSPQNNGFKRNRQNPLDTDVVIVDETSMVDLVLMNRLMQAIRPTTTVILIGDTDQLPSVGAGNVLRELIDSHKIPVIQLTEIFRQAQESMIVTNAHRINKGDFPELTGDTDRNFFFMEEEDPEVITELICSLIADRLPQHYDYHPMDDIQLLCPMRRGTLGTENLNKRLQEVLNPEYTTPVSHPLEKSRFGVRTYKRVSEPMGRSQTAGGFRIGDKVMQVRNNYDYDVFNGDIGRVVAIENVEKKVYIQFPDKQVAYDTADLGELVLAYATTIHKAQGSEYPAVVIPLHTQHYLMLQRNLLYTGITRAKERVVIVGTKRALGICIRNNQVMQRNSYLAERLQGRGD encoded by the coding sequence ATGGAAATGCTACAGGGGATACTCGAACGCATCGTCTATGAAAGCCCTGACACCGGCTACACAGTCGGAAGGCTTTCCGCGCGCGACCATGCCGAACTCATCACTGTCGTCGGCAATTTGGCATCTATCAATCCAGGTGAGAGTCTTCTCCTACAAGGTGAATGGGTCGACAACGCCAAATACGGCAGACAGTTCCAGATTGAGAAGTATGAAACTATCCTCCCCGCGAACGTCGTCGGATTAAGAAAATATCTTGGCTCAGGTCTCATCAAAGGCATCGGTCCCAAGATGGCCGGACTCATCGTTCGTAAATTCGGTATGGATACAATGGATGTCATTGAGAACGAACCTGAAAAATTGACGCGCGTCCCCGGTATCGGACGGAAGCGGGTACAAATTATCAAGGAAGCGTGGGAAGCGCAACGCGAAATAAAAAACGTCATGCTTTTCCTGCAATCGCACGATGTCAGCACAGCGCACGCCGCAAAAATTTACAAAACCTATGGAAACGACGCAATCCCGATCGTCACAGAAGATCCCTATCGCCTTGCTGATGATATTTATGGTATCGGGTTTGTAACCGCAGACACAATCGCACAGAAACTCGGCATTGATAAGGATGCCCCGCAACGGGTGCAAGCCGGAATCAAATATGTTCTCAGCCAGAAGGCTGATGATGGACACGTCTTCCAACGCCATGCCGAGCTTATTGAGGCGTGCCAAACCATGCTTGAACAGGAACTGGAAGCGATTGAGCAGGGGATCTCTGCCCTCGTCGAAAAAGAGGAAATTATTAATCCCGGTTTTAAAGACTTCTTGGACACCGACGAACAGATTGGCATAGACGAGACGCAGGGTGATTACGAGACTAACGACCAACCCTCAGCTGTCAGCAATAGAGCCGGCGGGCAGGAAGAAGGGAAGGATGCGAATCCCAACCTTCCAGACTTCCAATCTTCCAATCTTCACCCCCCCGATAACCGACAACCGACAACCCATAACCAATCCGCCATCTATCTCGCCCCCTTTTACTACGCCGAATTAGGAGTCGCAAACCAATTCTTGAGGCTCCTTGCTTTCGATCAAGGGCAAAGCATCGCTCCCCTGTCCTCTAACACTACGCCATCCCTCACCCAATTAGAGAGCGAGATGGGTATCCGTTTCGCGCCACAACAACGCGAAGCAATCCATACTGCAATGGCCACGCGCGCAATGATCCTTACCGGCGGACCCGGCACCGGTAAAACAACGACTGTTGTCGGCATGATTCGTCTGTTTGGAGCAGAAGGTAGACGCATCACCCTGACGGCACCGACCGGACGCGCGGCGAAACGTCTCAGTGAGACAACCGGCAGCGAAGCTAAAACCATTCATCGGTTACTTGAATTTTCTCCACAGAACAATGGGTTTAAGCGAAATCGGCAGAACCCCTTAGACACAGATGTCGTCATCGTTGACGAAACATCTATGGTGGACCTCGTCCTGATGAACCGTTTGATGCAGGCAATTCGTCCGACGACGACTGTCATTCTCATTGGAGACACCGATCAGCTGCCCTCTGTCGGCGCAGGCAATGTCCTCAGAGAACTCATTGATTCCCATAAGATACCCGTTATTCAACTCACCGAGATATTCCGCCAAGCGCAGGAGAGTATGATCGTCACAAATGCCCATCGCATCAATAAAGGCGATTTCCCAGAACTCACGGGCGATACAGATCGGAACTTTTTTTTTATGGAGGAGGAAGATCCCGAGGTAATTACCGAATTAATATGTTCCCTTATTGCCGATCGGCTACCGCAGCACTACGATTACCATCCGATGGACGATATCCAACTCCTATGCCCTATGCGGCGCGGGACACTCGGCACTGAAAACCTCAACAAACGCCTCCAGGAGGTATTGAACCCGGAGTATACAACACCAGTATCCCATCCCTTAGAAAAATCGAGGTTCGGTGTTCGGACTTACAAACGAGTGTCGGAACCTATGGGGCGATCTCAAACCGCAGGTGGTTTCCGCATCGGTGATAAGGTGATGCAAGTCCGCAACAACTACGACTATGACGTGTTTAACGGCGATATTGGGAGAGTTGTCGCGATTGAAAACGTTGAGAAAAAGGTGTACATTCAGTTCCCTGATAAACAGGTCGCTTACGATACAGCAGACCTCGGTGAGCTCGTTTTGGCTTACGCAACGACTATCCATAAGGCACAGGGCAGCGAGTATCCCGCCGTTGTTATCCCCTTACACACGCAACACTATCTCATGTTACAGCGGAATCTGCTTTACACCGGCATCACCCGTGCGAAGGAACGCGTCGTGATCGTCGGGACCAAACGCGCACTCGGCATCTGTATCCGCAACAATCAAGTCATGCAACGCAACAGTTACCTCGCCGAACGCCTTCAAGGACGAGGAGATTAA